The stretch of DNA ACGGCCTGATCGAACTGTCCGAGGTCCATCCGAGCTCCGGCGACCACCATGCGCAGCTCGGCAGCCTCGTCACCCGACAGGGCTGCGGCTTCCTCGCTTCGCCCGAGTTCGATCGCACGCTCCGGGCGGCCGAGTCCACGCTCGCAGTCCGCCATCACCGCGAGCAGTCCGGGACCGCCCGCCATGCGGCGAGCAGCGCGCAACTCCGACAGCGCCTCCGCCCATTCGCCGGCGTGATATGCGGTGATGCCCGCGGCCTCACGCACGATAGCGATACGGCCCGCACGCTGGCGCGCGGCGCGGGCATGCGCGAGCGCAAGACGCGGATCGTCGTCGACGAGCTTGCCGGCCATCACCAGGTGACGCGCAACCGTGTTCGCGTTCGTCTTGTCCAGGCTCAGCAGGTCGCGGCGGACAGCGGGATCGAGCTCGCCGGCCTCGACGTTCTCGGGCAGATCCGGTTCGTCCGGACGGGCCTGCTGCCGCTGCGGACGGTCGCCTTCACGTCCGCGAGGCGCGAAGCCGCCCTCGCCGCCACGACGGGGTCCGCCACCGCGACGATCGCCACCGGCACCGCCACGGTTGTCGCGCGAATCGCGACGGGGACCACCGGACGAGCCACCACGACCGGAACCGCCGGCGCCGCCACGGTTACCACCGGACGCACCGCGATCGTTATGAGAGGCGCCGCCTCGACCACTTTGGGAGGCACCGCCTCGACCACTTTGGGAGGCACCGCCTCCGCGGAAGGACCGACGTCCGTCGTCACTCTCCGACACAGTCATTCCTTTCACACAAACCACGAAAGGGGACCCAGTATATTGGGTCCCCTTTCGGTAACGGATGTTCGGCGGTGTCCTACTCTCCCACACCCTGTCGGGTGCAGTACCATCGGCGCTGGAGGGCTTAGCTTCCGGGTTCGGAATGGGACCGGGCGTTTCCCCTCCGCTATGGCCGCCGTAACTCTATGAAACTGTCACACACGCTTCGCGTGTGAATCGAGTGAACGCTGAACCCCCCTTTTTTTGGGGGGCTTCGCCCACACACGATCCACGAAAAACGTGTGAATCGTGTGTGTTGTTTCAGATACTGCACAGTGGACGCGTAGCTTCTTTGTGGTAAGTCCTCGGCCTATTAGTACCAGTCACCTGCACCAGTTACCTGGCTTCCAGTTCTGGCCTATCAACCCGGTGGTCTGCCGGGGGCCTTACCCCCTCGAGGGGGTGAGAAACCTCATCTTGGAACAGGCTTCCCGCTTAGATGCTTTCAGCGGTTATCCCTTCCGAACGTAGCTAACCAGCGGTGCTCCTGGTGGAACAACTGGCACACCAGAGGTTCGTCCGTCCCGGTCCTCTCGTACTAGGGACAGCCTTCCTCAAGTTTCTAACGCGCGCGGCGGATAGAGACCGAACTGTCTCACGACGTTCTAAACCCAGCTCGCGTGCCGCTTTAATGGGCGAACAGCCCAACCCTTGGGACCTACTCCAGCCCCAGGATGCGACGAGCCGACATCGAGGTGCCAAACCATCCCGTCGATATGGACTCTTGGGGAAGATCAGCCTGTTATCCCCGGGGTACCTTTTATCCGTTGAGCGACACCGCTTCCACTTGCCGGTGCCGGATCACTAGTCCCGACTTTCGTCCCTGCTCGACCTGTCAGTCTCACAGTCAAGCTCCCTTGTGCACTTGCACTCGACACCTGATTGCCAACCAGGCTGAGGGAACCTTTGGGCGCCTCCGTTACATTTTGGGAGGCAACCGCCCCAGTTAAACTACCCACCAGGCACTGTCCCTGAACCAGATCATGGTCCGAGGTTAGAGGTCCAATACGATCAGAGTGGTATTTCAACAACGACTCCACACTCACTGGCGTGAGCGCTTCACAGTCTCCCACCTATCCTACACAAACCGAACCGAACACCAATACCAAGCTGTAGTGAAGGTCCCGGGGTCTTTTCGTCCTGCCGCGCGTAACGAGCATCTTTACTCGTAATGCAATTTCGCCGAGTCTATGGTTGAGACAGCTGAGAAGTCGTTACGCCATTCGTGCAGGTCGGAACTTACCCGACAAGGAATTTCGCTACCTTAGGATGGTTATAGTTACCACCGCCGTTTACTGGGGCTTAAATTCTCAGCTTCGCCACAAGTGGCTAACCGGTCCTCTTAACCTTCCAGCACCGGGCAGGCGTCAGTCCGTATACATCGTCTTACGACTTCGCACGGACCTGTGTTTTTAGTAAACAGTCGCTTCTCACTGGTCTCTGCGGCCCCACCCAGCTCACACTGCAAGAGTGATCACCGGACGAGGCCCCCCTTCTCCCGAAGTTACGGGGGCATTTTGCCGAGTTCCTTAACCATAGTTATCTCGATCGCCTTAGTATTCTCTACCTGACCACCTGTGTCGGTTTGGGGTACGGGCCGTGTGAAAGCTCGCTAGAGGCTTTTCTCGGCAGCATAGGATCACTGAATTCGCCTCATTCGGCTATGCGTCACCTCTCAGGCTGTATGAACGGCGGATTTGCCTACCGTTCGCCCTACAGGCTTACACCAGTATTACCACTGACTGGCTCAGCTACCTTCCTGCGTCACCCCATCGCTTGGCTACTACCAGATCAGGTCCCATGCATCCACATCCAGGGCCCCCGAAGGGACGTAAGGACGCTTCAGGATGGTTAGTATCACTGATTCACCAGGGGCGCGTTCACACGGGTACGGGAATATCAACCCGTTGTCCATCGGCTACGCCTGTCGGCCTCGTCTTAGGTCCCGACTCACCCTGGGCGGATTAACCTGGCCCAGGAACCCTTGGTCATTCGGCGGACGAGTTTCTCACTCGTCTTTCGCTACTCATGCCTGCATTCTCACTCGTGTGGCCTCCACGGCTGGGTCACCCCGCCGCTTCCATGGCCACACGACGCTCCCCTACCCACCCACACCACTGCCCACGACTCCGCAGAATCGAGGGGGTGCATTGTGTGAGTGCCGCAGCTTCGGTGGTGTACTTGAGCCCCGCTACATTGTCGGCGCAGGATCACTTGACCAGTGAGCTATTACGCACTCTTTCAAGGGTGGCTGCTTCTAAGCCAACCTCCTGGTTGTCTTCGCGACCCCACATCCTTTTCCACTTAGTACACGCTTAGGGACCTTAGCTGGCGATCTGGGCTGTTTCCCTCTCGACTACGAACCTTATCGCCCGCAGTCTCACTGCCGCGCTCTCACTCACCGGCATTCGGAGTTTGGCTGATTTCGGTAAGCTTGTGGGCCCCCTAGACCATCCAGTAGCTCTACCTCCGGTGAGAAACACGCGACGCTGCACCTAAATGCATTTCGGGGAGAACCAGCTATCACGGAGTTTGATTGGCCTTTCACCCCTACCCACAGCTCATCCCCTCAGTTTTCAACCTAAGTGGGTTCGGTCCTCCACGACGTCTTACCGTCGCTTCAACCTGGCCATGGGTAGATCACTCCGCTTCGGGTCTAGAACATGCCACTACGAACGCCCTATTCGGACTCGCTTTCGCTACGGCTACCCCACACGGGTTAACCTCGCGACATGCCACTAACTCGCAGGCTCATTCTTCAAAAGGCACGCCATCACCCCCAGCCACAAGTGGCTCGAAGGCTTTGACGGATTGTAAGCGCACGGTTTCAGGTACTATTTCACTCCCCTCCCGGGGTACTTTTCACCTTTCCCTCACGGTACTAGTCCGCTATCGGTCACCAGGGAGTATTCAGGCTTATCGGGTGGTCCCGACAGATTCACACCAGATTTCACGGGCCCGGTGCTACTTGGGTTTCCATCACGACAGTCGTCATGTTTTCGTGTACGGGATTCTCACCCTCTACGACAGGCCGTTCCAGACCACTTCCACTAACACAACGATTTCTTACTGTCGGCCAACACGGCAGCATCGACAAGATGAACCCCACAACCCCACGAATGCAACACCTGCCGGCTATCACACATCCATGGTTTAGCCTCTTCCGCTTTCGCTCGCCACTACTCACGGAATCACTATTGTTTTCTCTTCCTGTGGGTACTGAGATGTTTCACTTCCCCACGTTCCCTCCACACACCCTATATATTCAGGTGCGGGTAACACGACATCACTCGTGCTGGGTTTCCCCATTCGGACATCCTCGGATCTCAGCTCGGTTGACAGCTCCCCGAGGCTTATCGCAGCCTCCTACGTCCTTCATCGGCTCCTGGTGCCAAGGCATCCACCGTACGCTCTTCATTACTTACAACAAAGATGCTCGCGTCCACTGTGCAGTTCTCAAACAACACACAACCAACCATGCTCACGTCGCCACCAGCACCCGAAAACCGAAGCCTCCGAACCGATGTGACAACCACGATTGTTTGTCGTCACTTTCCTGTAGAGGAAACACTCACGTGTTCTCTCAGGACCCAACAGTGCATCGATATAACTCTTCTCCCACCGGCACTCGGGCCGGCAGCAGTGAAAAGAATGTTTGTCAGTGTTCCACCCATGAGCGTCTGCCGTTCCACATGTGGGAACGAAACAGTCTCTGCCAGAACATCATCCACTGACTGTTCAGTGGTGCACGTCTGGAGAATGCTCCTTAGAAAGGAGGTGATCCAGCCGCACCTTCCGGTACGGCTACCTTGTTACGACTTCGTCCCAATCGCCGATCCCACCTTCGACGGCTCCCTCCCACGAGGGGTTAGGCCACCGGCTTCGGGTGTTACCGACTTTCATGACGTGACGGGCGGTGTGTACAAGGCCCGGGAACGTATTCACCGCAGCGTTGCTGATCTGCGATTACTAGCGACTCCGACTTCACGGGGTCGAGTTGCAGACCCCGATCCGAACTGAGACCGGCTTTAAGGGATTCGCTCCACCTCACGGTATCGCAGCCCTCTGTACCGGCCATTGTAGCATGTGTGAAGCCCTGGACATAAGGGGCATGATGACTTGACGTCGTCCCCACCTTCCTCCGAGTTG from Rhodococcus opacus B4 encodes:
- a CDS encoding tetratricopeptide repeat protein gives rise to the protein MTVSESDDGRRSFRGGGASQSGRGGASQSGRGGASHNDRGASGGNRGGAGGSGRGGSSGGPRRDSRDNRGGAGGDRRGGGPRRGGEGGFAPRGREGDRPQRQQARPDEPDLPENVEAGELDPAVRRDLLSLDKTNANTVARHLVMAGKLVDDDPRLALAHARAARQRAGRIAIVREAAGITAYHAGEWAEALSELRAARRMAGGPGLLAVMADCERGLGRPERAIELGRSEEAAALSGDEAAELRMVVAGARMDLGQFDQAVVTLQTPDLDAARTGPGAARLFYAYADALVAAGRIEDGLKWFLNSAAADLEGDTDAEERVAELTGDDQ